CTACCCGTACCGCGAGATCGAGTACGCCTACACCTACGGCCAGCCACCCGCGGACTCCCTCGCCTCCAGCTTCCTCACCTACATCAGCCGCGGCAACGGCCAGGACGTCATCCGAACCCACGGCCACCTGCCATGCGGCACCCCGGTAGGCCTGAAAACCTGCGCCGAGAATTCATAGCTGCGGGCAGTCGTGCCTCCCCCAGTGCCTTAAGGGCCTGGGGGGACCCCCCAGGGCGGCGCCCACCGGTGAAACCCCGGCCACCACCACCCTTGGCTACCGAGCCTCCGGCGGGCGCTGCCGAGGCATATTGGGCCGAGCCCCCGCCGGCGGCCCGAACCTCCCCGGCCCCACCCCCTCCGCCCGCGGCGCAACCACCCCCACCGACTGGATCACCAGCGGCGTGGACCCCCTCCGGAACTCCACCATCCAGTCCGCCGTCTCCGCCCGCACCAGCTCCGTCACGTCCTCCGAGAACCGCCGCAACACCGAAAGGCACCGCTCCGCCGCCTCCCCCGCGGTCCCCTCCGTCGGCCCCAGCACCTCCCGCACGCTCTCCGTCGCCCAGTCGAACTGCAGCGCCTGCAGCCGCCGCTGCACGGCCTGCGCGGTCGCCACGTCCCTTATCCACCCGGACGTCACCCCGAAGAACCGGTCCCCGGCCACACACGCCACCGCCAGCAGCAGCGACAGATACGCCCACGGCGTGATGCCGCCCGTCGCCCCGGTCAGATCGAGCAGTGGCAGTGCGGCCCCGCAGACCACCCCGACCACCGCGCCCACCCGCAGCGCCCGTGCCGTCCGTCGCTTCCACACCCGGTCCGCGAGATACCAGGCCGCTGTCTCCAGTGCTCTGCGCTCCACCCACCGGTACAGCTCGTCGAGCCGCTCCGCGGGCTGCCCCCAGTCGCCGTGCGGGAACGGCAGTCCCGTGAGGTCGCCCGGCCGCAGCCCCGCCGTACCGTCGCCCCACCCGTCCTGGAGCGGACCCTCGGGCTGCATCTCCGGCTGACTCACCCGGCACTCCCTACGTACGGCTATGACGTTCCGCGATGCACACTCCGCGGTGCGCGCCACCTGACCGTGCACGCTCCGCGACGCATTGGTGACGCATGGTGCTGAAGCGCCGCACCCTTCCTACCGCCCAATGGGTGGCGAGGGCCCGGGTTTCGTCGCTTTTCCGCCCGGAAGTGGGTCTTGGTCAGGTATAAGACGGCGATCAAACTCACTCGAAAGAGTGCCGTCGCGAGTCCGTTCTGCGTCCAGACGGACTACCGGAGCGATCGCCCGGGTGACCACGTAGGCTCGTGCCAGGCGGCGAACCCCGCCCTGACAGCCGTACGAAAACCCTGACAGCCGTACCCGTACGAAACCAGGAGCTGATCGTGATTCCCGGTGGTGGCCAGCCCAATATGCAGCAGTTGCTCCAGCAGGCCCAGAAGATGCAGCAGGACCTCGCGAAGGCGCAGGAGGAGCTGGCGCGGACCGAGGTCGAGGGTCAGGCGGGCGGCGGCCTGGTCAAGGCCACGGTCACGGGCGCCGGCGAGCTGCGCGCCCTCGTGATCGACCCGAAGGCGGTGGACCCGGAGGACACGGAGACCCTCGCCGACCTGATCGTCGCGGCCGTCCAGGCGGCCAACGAGAACGCGCAGAACCTCCAGCAGCAGAAGCTCGGCCCGCTGGCCCAGGGCCTCGGCGGCGGCATCCCCGGCCTGCCGTTCTGAGTCCATCTGCCCGTCCCTTCTAAGAAAGGCGCGGGCCAACTACCGTACGTACCAAGAAACCGAGCCCGGCTACGGTACGTACCGAAGCTTCAGGAAAGGCAGTCCGTTGTACGAAGGCGTGGTCCAGGACCTCATCGACGAGCTGGGGCGGCTGCCCGGCGTCGGTCCCAAGAGCGCGCAGCGGATCGCCTTCCACATCCTGCAGGCCGAGCCGACCGACGTCCGCCGTCTCGCTCAGGCCCTGCTGGAGGTCAAGGCGAAGGTCCGATTCTGCGCGACGTGCGGCAACGTCGCGCAGGAGGAACTGTGCGGCATCTGCCGGGACGCGCGCCGCGACCCGTCGGTGATCTGCGTGGTGGAGGAGCCGAAGGACGTCGTCGCGATCGAGCGCACCCGCGAGTTCCGCGGCCGCTACCACGTCCTGGGCGGCGCCATCAGCCCGATCGAGGGGGTGGGTCCGGACGACCTGCGCATCAGGGAACTGCTCGCGCGGCTGGCCGACGGCGCGGTCACCGAACTGATCCTGGCCACGGACCCGAATCTGGAGGGCGAGGCCACGGCCACGTACCTCGCCCGCATGATCAAGCCCATGGGCCTCAAGGTCACCCGCCTGGCCAGCGGCCTCCCGGTGGGTGGCGACCTGGAATACGCGGACGAGGTCACCCTCGGCCGCGCCTTCGAGGGGAGACGACTCCTAGATGTCTGACGCCACGCTGCACTCCACGACGCAGGACCCGGACGACTTCGCGGTCCAGATCGCGGACCAGATCGAGAGCTTCCTGGTCGCCGTCACGGAGGTCGCGAAGGGCGACGAGCCGGACTCGGCTGTTCCCTTCCTCCTGCTGGAGGTCTCCCAGCTGCTTCTGGCAGGCGGCCGCCTCGGCGCGCACGAGGACATCGTCCCGGACGAGCGTTACGAGCCGGACCCGGGCCCGGAGCCGGACGTGGACGAACTGCGCGAACGTCTTGCCGTCATGCTGGACCCGGTCGACGTCTACTCGGAGGTCTTCGACCCGTACGAGCCGCGCAAGGCGCCGGTCCCGGCCCGTATCTCCGACGACTTGGCGGACGTCATCGCGGACCTGCGCCACGGCATGGCCCACTACCGCGCCGGCCGCACCACGGAGGCGCTGTGGTGGTGGCAGTTCTCGTACTTCTCCAACTGGGGCTCGACGGCGTCCGCGACGCTCCGCGCACTCCAGTCCCTGGTCGCGCACGTCCGCCTGAACCAGCCCCTGGAGGAACTCGACGGCCTCGACACCGACCAGGGCCTCGGCGACGAGGCCCTCGAATTCGAGGCCGGCAGGGTGATGGCCCAGGAGATCGCGGGTCCGCTGGGCCTGCGTCCGGTCAAGTAAGCCCGGCGAGCCCCTTCCCGAGGGTGCTCAGGCCTCCGGCGAGCGCGAGCAGCAGTACGAGGACCCGGGCGCGCCTGTCGGGCACGCGCCCGGCGAGGGCCCGGCCGACCAGCGCGCCGACGGCCAGGGCGGCGACGGCCAGGGCCCAGACGGCCGGGGCGAGCCGGGGCGCCCCGTTGGACGCGACGGACACGGCGTTGACCACGATCCCGTAGAACTGCGCGTTGGGCACGAACTCCCGCACGCTCCACTCGGCGTTGAGTGCGTACAGGGAGACGGGCGGCCCGCCGACCCCGGCGGCGGAGTTCATGAACCCGCCGAGCCCTCCGGCGACGACGGCCCCGCGGCCCCCGCGCAGGGCGGCCACCCGCACCCCCCGCATGACGAGCACCACGGCCACGGTCACCAGCGCGCCCATGCAGGCCAGCAGCGCGGGCGCCGGCAGCTGCCGGGCCACCCAGGTCCCGGCGGGCACGGTGATCACGGCGGCGACGCACAACGGCACCATCACCGTCACCCGCACCCGCCGCCACCTGTCGGCGATCCCGACGACGCTGATGGCCCCGGCGGCGCAGTTGGCGAGCACGACGCCCTCGGCGGGCCCGAGCAACAGCACGAGCGCGGGCACGGCGACGAGCGCGAACCCCATCCCGGTGAGCCACTGCACACACCCGCCGAGCAGCACGATCCCGGCCAGCAACAAGTCCCCCGCCAACCCACCCGTCATGGGTCGGCATCCTCGTCGCGCGGGCGGGCAAGATCAATGGGGCCGCGAGCCGTCCAACGGTGATAGCGCCGCCGTCCGGCGAGACCTCCAGGGTCATCGTCTTCCACCAGGAGTACGCGCACGGACGCACTTAGTGCTCGAAACTTGATTCACAGGCTTCCTCCTGTGACACGCGGCACGTTTCCGAGTACCCGGCGCGCGCCGGGGCAGATTCGGTGCCGGAGCGGCCGAGTTCCACGGCGGAGGGCGGCGGTGAAAGCCGCGCCGAAAATCGGCGTATGTTCGCCGTACGTCGTTGTACGTGCGAAGAAAACCGGGTGATCCCAGAGTGAGCGGGACATCTCACCATGCGGTATCCCGGAAGGGAATTTCGGCCGCTCGATAGACTGAGCCGACCGCACTGCACATGCGCAGGCGCGGAAAGAGACGGACTGAGCGAGGAGCGCACGTGGGCCTTGTCGTGCAGAAGTACGGAGGCTCCTCCGTTGCCGATGCCGAGGGCATCAAGCGCGTCGCCAAGCGGATCGTGGAAGCGAAGAAGAACGGCAACCAGGTGGTTGTCGTCGTTTCCGCGATGGGCGACACGACGGACGAGCTGATCGATCTCGCCGAGCAGGTATCCCCGATGCCTGCGGGGCGTGAGTTCGACATGCTGCTGACCGCCGGAGAGCGGATCTCCATGGCCCTGCTGGCCATGGCGATCAAAAACCTGGGCCACGAGGCCCAGTCCTTCACCGGCAGCCAGGCAGGCGTCATCACCGACTCGGTCCACAACAAAGCCCGGATCATCGACGTCACGCCGGGACGCATCCGGACCGCGCTGGACGAGGGCAATATCGCGATCGTCGCCGGTTTCCAGGGCGTCAGCCAGGACAAGAAGGACATCACGACCCTGGGTCGCGGCGGGTCCGACACGACCGCCGTGGCGCTGGCCGCCGCGCTCGACGCCGAGGTGTGCGAGATCTACACCGACGTCGACGGCGTGTTCACCGCCGACCCGCGCGTGGTGAAGAAGGCCCGGAAGATCGACTGGATCTCCTTCGAGGACATGCTGGAGCTGGCCTCGTCCGGGTCGAAGGTGCTGCTCCACCGCTGCGTGGAGTACGCGCGCCGCTACAACATCCCGATCCACGTCCGCTCCTCCTTCAGCGGGTTGCAGGGCACGTGGGTCAGCAGCGAGCCAGTCGCTCAAAAGACACAGCAGCAAGGGGAAAAGACGGTGGAGCAGGCCATCATCTCCGGTGTCGCGCACGACACCTCCGAGGCCAAGATCACGGTCGTCGGCGTGCCGGACAAGCCGGGCGAGGCCGCCTCGATCTTCCGCGCCATCGCCGACGCCGAGATCAACATCGACATGGTCGTGCAGAACGTGTCGGCCGCGTCGACCGGCCTCACGGACATCTCCTTCACGCTCCCCAAGACCGAGGGGCGCAAGGCGATCGACGCCCTGGAGAAGGGCAAGTCCGCGATCGGCTTCGACTCGCTGCGCTACGACGACCAGATCGGCAAGATCTCGCTCGTCGGCGCGGGCATGAAGACGAACCCGGGCGTCACGGCGTCCTTCTTCGAGGCACTGAGCGACGCGGGCGTGAACATCGAGCTGATCTCGACCTCCGAGATCCGTATCTCGGTGGTGACGCGTGCGGACGACGTGCCGGAGGCGGTCCGAGCGGTGCACACCGCGTTCGGCCTGGACTCCGAGAGCGACGAGGCCGTCGTCTACGGAGGCACCGGGCGATGACCGGCCTCCCCTGTGGGGGCAGCGTGCGTACGGGCCTCTCGCCGCGGGGTGAGGCCCGTCGGGGCCTCACGTTCAGGGGTACGGCCCGTACGGAGCGCCGATGACGGCGCGGACCGGTAGGCCGACGCTCGCGGTCGTGGGAGCGACCGGGGCCGTCGGCACGGTCATGCTCCAGATCCTGTCCCAGCACGCGGACATCTGGGGCGAGATCCGTCTGATCGCCTCACCGCGCTCGGCCGGCCGCAAGCTGACCGTGCGCGGCGAGGAGGTCGAGGTCATGGCGCTCGGCGAGGAGGCGCTGTCCGGCGTCGACGTGGCGATGTTCGACGTACCGGACGAGATCGCGGAGCAGTGGGCGCCGATCGCTGCCGCCAAGGGCGCGATCGTGGTGGACAACTCGGGTGCGTTCCGGATGGACCCCGAAGTCCCCCTGGTCGTACCGGAGGTCAACCCGCATGCCGCCCGGGTGCGTCCGCGCGGCATCATCGCCAACCCCAACTGCACGACCCTCTCGATGATCGTGGCCCTCGGCGCGCTGCACGCCGAGTTCGGACTGCGCGAACTGGTCGTCTCCTCCTACCAGGCCGTGAGCGGCGCGGGACGCGCGGGCATCGACACGCTGCGGCAGCAGTTGTCGCTCGTCGCGGGCACGGAGCTGGGGACGAATCCCGGTGACGTACGGCGTGCGGTCGGCGACAACACGGGGCCGTTCCCGGAGCCGGTCGCGCTGAACGTCGTGCCGTGGGCCGGTTCGCTGCGCGAGGACGGGTGGTCCTCGGAGGAGATGAAGGTCCGCGACGAGTCCCGCAAGATCCTGGGGCTGCCGGAGCTGCGGGTGGCCGTCACCTGTGTGCGTGTGCCGGTGGTCACGACGCATTCGCTGACCGTCCATGCCCGCTTCGAGGGCGAGGTCACCGTCGACCACGCCCGCGAGATCCTCGACACCGCTCCCGGCGTCGTCCTCTTCGACAACCCGGCGGCGGGCGAATTCCCCACACCGGCCGACGTGGTGGGCACCGACCCGACCTGGGTGGGCCGGGTGCGCCGCGCCCTGGACGATCCGACCGCGCTCGAACTCTTCGTCTGCGGCGACAATCTGCGCAAGGGCGCGGCCTTGAACACGGCGCAGATCGCGGAGTTGGTGGCGAGGGAGCTGCGGGCGTCGTAGGGCGCAGCATGCAGGTTCTCCGCCGGTGGGTTCCACCGGCGGAGAAAGCGCTGGCCGTCGGCTGAATCGTTTGTAGGATCTACGAAGGTTCGGTGGGTTGGATTGCTGGTCCATACCACTTGAATCGAAGCCTCTCGGCGTTCGAAGATTTTCCTCCCCGCCCCGCAACCACGCGCCGGGCGGGGAGCGTCTTTGCGGTCGCCCTTCGGGGGGCCGGCACCACCACACATGGGGCATAAGGGAAGAGCTGGTACGCATGAGGGCACTTGACGCGCGGTCCGGTGCGCTGCGCGGCGCACGACAGGACGCGCAGACGGATGTGCTGCCTGACGCAAAGGCAATGCCTGTCGCGTACAACCCTGGCGGGGGGAAGCGTGTCCAACTGGCGTGGCAGAGGTACTCGAATTCACCGCGGTACGCACGAGGGGTGTGGCCCTTCGTCCGCCCCGCCGCCCCAGCATGGCCGGCGCGCCCGGCGGCATGCCGGTGATCGCCCCCGTGCCCACAGCGCGGCCCGCCCGCATACCGAACCAGCGCGACGGCGCTGACGAGACGATGGCCGCCGGTACGACGGTCGACCATCTGACCGAGACCTACCGCGTCCACTACCGCTCCCTCCTGGGCCTCGCGGCGCTCCTCCTCGACGACACCGCGTCCTGCGAGGACGTCGTCCAGGAGGCGTTCATCCGCGTCCACTCGGCGCGCAAGCGCGTCCGCGACCCGGAGAAGACGCTCGCGTACCTCCGCCAGACCGTCGTCAACCTTTCGCGTTCGGCGTTGCGCCGCCGCATCCTCGGACTGAAGCTGCTTTCCAAGCCCATGCCGGACATGGCCAGCGCGGAGGAAGGCGCGTACGACCAGCTGGAGCGCGACTCCCTGATCAGGGCGATGAAGGGCCTGCAGCGCCGCCAGCGCGAGGTCCTGGTGCTGCGCTACTTCGCGGACATGACCGAGGCGCAGGTCGCGGAGACGCTGGGCATCTCGCTGGGGTCGGTGAAGGCGTACGGCTCGCGCGGCATAGCGGCGCTGCGGGTCGCCATGGGGGCCTCGGCATGAGCGAGTACGACGAGCGGCGCGGCGCCTCCTGGGGCCGCGACTCCCACGACCGACACGAGCCCTACGAGTGGCACGAGCCGACAGACCGGCCGGAGCCCCATGAGGACGAGCAAGAGCAGCATGCTGGGAACGGAACTGTGAACCACCGCCCCGAGGACCAGGGTCGGCACGAGGCCGGACCGGACCACGCCGATCCCGCCGCGGACACCGCCGCCGGCTTCGACGGCAACGCGTACGGCCCGGACGCGGGCGGCTTGGGTGCGGGCGGCGCGGACGGGTTGGGCGCGGAAGGCTTGGACGCGGGGCGCGACCGGCTTGTCGCGGCGCTCGAAGCGCTCGGCCGGAGCGGCTCCGGAGCCGACGGCCGAGGCCCGGACTTCCGGGCGCCCGGTGCCGGGCCCGACGAACCCGGAGCGGCGCCGGACGGATTCGGCTCCGACGAACTGGCGCTGCGGCGGATGCTGCACGAGGCCGTGCGTGACATCGAGCCGCGCGACGGCACCCTGGAGCACCTTCGGCGCGCGGTGCCCGCCCGGCGGGCCCGTAAGCGGCAGGCCCTGGTCGGCATGGCGGCCGCCGCGCTGTTCATCGGCACGGCGATCCCGGCCCTCGTCCATGTCTCGAACGCCACCGGGCCCAACGCCGACCCGTCCATCGCCGGTCAGGCCTCGCAGGCCCAGGGCGGTGCGAACCAGGGCAAGAACCCGGACGGCGGCTCCAACGGCTCGGCCGGTTCCCCCGGCGCGTCCAAGGACAAGGGCACGGGCGGCCAGAAGGGCCAGGAGGGCAAGGGCAAGGACGCGAGCAGCGGGGCCACCGGCGGGGCCGACCCGACGGCCTCCGCACCGAGCGTCCCCGCGTGTACGGCGGCACAGCTCGGCGGCGCGACCGCGACCGCGGGCGCCCCGGACTCGGCCGGCACGGTCTACGGCACGTTCCACGTCACCAACATCTCCGCCACGAGCTGTACCGTCTCGGACGGCGGCAGTGTCTCAGCGGTCGCTCAGGGCGCCGCGGACGCGGCCAAGATCAGTGTGGTGAACCATGCCGCGGGCGACGCGGCCACCGGCCTGCCCGATCCCTCCCAGGAAGTCACCTCCCTGGTGCTCAAGCCCGGGGCCGCGTACGAGGTCAAGTTCGCGTGGGTCCCGTCGGAGACCTGCCCCACCACGGGCAGCGGCAACGGCGGCACCGGCGGCGCGTCCCCGGACCCGACCCCCACGGCGAGCCCCAGCGAGAACAGCGGCGCGAGCACGGAGGGCAGCGGCACGTCACCCCAGCTGGTGACGGAGGACGGCGTGTCCGACGGCAGCGTGGCGGTCTCCCACACCGCGGCGACCGGCTCGACGGCCTCCACCACGACCATCTCCAACGCGTGCGCGGGCACGGTCTATCGCACGGGGATCCTGACGGCCCCCGTATCCTGAGCCGCCCGGCGCGGTTCTCGGGCACGGCGGCACGGCGGCACGGCGGCACGGCGGCACGGCGCACGGCGTCGGCCTTCCCTGGCGCGGCGGCTCAGCGCGCGGCCTCGCCCTTTCCCGCGGCGGCTCGGCGCGTGGCCGGGTCAGGCCTTGGCCTACGCCCTTGGCCTACGCCTGGCTCTCGACGGCCGTAGTCCGGCCTTCGGCGGCCTCCTGTAGGCCCTTGGCCGAACCTTCGCCGCCGTTGGCCGAGCCCTCGCCGAGGCTGGCCGAGCCCTCGCCGCCGTTGGCTGAAGACCCACCGCTGGCCGAGCCCTCGCCGCCGTTGGCTGAAGACCCACCGCTGGCCGAGCCCTCGCCGCCGTTGGCCGAAGACCCGCCGCTGGCCGAAGCGTCGTCGGCCGAAGACGCGCCGTCCGGCGTCACGAGACCCAGTTCCGCGTCCCGGGCGTACTCCACCTCGCGTCGCAGCAGCCGGAACCACATGAAGACCGTGAAGCCCGCGAAGACGAACCACTCACCGGTGTAGCCCAGGTTCTGGAACGCCT
The Streptomyces sp. CGMCC 4.7035 DNA segment above includes these coding regions:
- a CDS encoding aspartate kinase, translating into MGLVVQKYGGSSVADAEGIKRVAKRIVEAKKNGNQVVVVVSAMGDTTDELIDLAEQVSPMPAGREFDMLLTAGERISMALLAMAIKNLGHEAQSFTGSQAGVITDSVHNKARIIDVTPGRIRTALDEGNIAIVAGFQGVSQDKKDITTLGRGGSDTTAVALAAALDAEVCEIYTDVDGVFTADPRVVKKARKIDWISFEDMLELASSGSKVLLHRCVEYARRYNIPIHVRSSFSGLQGTWVSSEPVAQKTQQQGEKTVEQAIISGVAHDTSEAKITVVGVPDKPGEAASIFRAIADAEINIDMVVQNVSAASTGLTDISFTLPKTEGRKAIDALEKGKSAIGFDSLRYDDQIGKISLVGAGMKTNPGVTASFFEALSDAGVNIELISTSEIRISVVTRADDVPEAVRAVHTAFGLDSESDEAVVYGGTGR
- a CDS encoding YbaB/EbfC family nucleoid-associated protein; this encodes MIPGGGQPNMQQLLQQAQKMQQDLAKAQEELARTEVEGQAGGGLVKATVTGAGELRALVIDPKAVDPEDTETLADLIVAAVQAANENAQNLQQQKLGPLAQGLGGGIPGLPF
- a CDS encoding DUF5063 domain-containing protein; the protein is MSDATLHSTTQDPDDFAVQIADQIESFLVAVTEVAKGDEPDSAVPFLLLEVSQLLLAGGRLGAHEDIVPDERYEPDPGPEPDVDELRERLAVMLDPVDVYSEVFDPYEPRKAPVPARISDDLADVIADLRHGMAHYRAGRTTEALWWWQFSYFSNWGSTASATLRALQSLVAHVRLNQPLEELDGLDTDQGLGDEALEFEAGRVMAQEIAGPLGLRPVK
- a CDS encoding SigE family RNA polymerase sigma factor, with protein sequence MPVIAPVPTARPARIPNQRDGADETMAAGTTVDHLTETYRVHYRSLLGLAALLLDDTASCEDVVQEAFIRVHSARKRVRDPEKTLAYLRQTVVNLSRSALRRRILGLKLLSKPMPDMASAEEGAYDQLERDSLIRAMKGLQRRQREVLVLRYFADMTEAQVAETLGISLGSVKAYGSRGIAALRVAMGASA
- a CDS encoding aspartate-semialdehyde dehydrogenase, which translates into the protein MTARTGRPTLAVVGATGAVGTVMLQILSQHADIWGEIRLIASPRSAGRKLTVRGEEVEVMALGEEALSGVDVAMFDVPDEIAEQWAPIAAAKGAIVVDNSGAFRMDPEVPLVVPEVNPHAARVRPRGIIANPNCTTLSMIVALGALHAEFGLRELVVSSYQAVSGAGRAGIDTLRQQLSLVAGTELGTNPGDVRRAVGDNTGPFPEPVALNVVPWAGSLREDGWSSEEMKVRDESRKILGLPELRVAVTCVRVPVVTTHSLTVHARFEGEVTVDHAREILDTAPGVVLFDNPAAGEFPTPADVVGTDPTWVGRVRRALDDPTALELFVCGDNLRKGAALNTAQIAELVARELRAS
- a CDS encoding SLATT domain-containing protein produces the protein MSQPEMQPEGPLQDGWGDGTAGLRPGDLTGLPFPHGDWGQPAERLDELYRWVERRALETAAWYLADRVWKRRTARALRVGAVVGVVCGAALPLLDLTGATGGITPWAYLSLLLAVACVAGDRFFGVTSGWIRDVATAQAVQRRLQALQFDWATESVREVLGPTEGTAGEAAERCLSVLRRFSEDVTELVRAETADWMVEFRRGSTPLVIQSVGVVAPRAEGVGPGRFGPPAGARPNMPRQRPPEAR
- the recR gene encoding recombination mediator RecR, with amino-acid sequence MYEGVVQDLIDELGRLPGVGPKSAQRIAFHILQAEPTDVRRLAQALLEVKAKVRFCATCGNVAQEELCGICRDARRDPSVICVVEEPKDVVAIERTREFRGRYHVLGGAISPIEGVGPDDLRIRELLARLADGAVTELILATDPNLEGEATATYLARMIKPMGLKVTRLASGLPVGGDLEYADEVTLGRAFEGRRLLDV
- a CDS encoding sulfite exporter TauE/SafE family protein, which codes for MTGGLAGDLLLAGIVLLGGCVQWLTGMGFALVAVPALVLLLGPAEGVVLANCAAGAISVVGIADRWRRVRVTVMVPLCVAAVITVPAGTWVARQLPAPALLACMGALVTVAVVLVMRGVRVAALRGGRGAVVAGGLGGFMNSAAGVGGPPVSLYALNAEWSVREFVPNAQFYGIVVNAVSVASNGAPRLAPAVWALAVAALAVGALVGRALAGRVPDRRARVLVLLLALAGGLSTLGKGLAGLT